The Pseudomonadota bacterium genome contains a region encoding:
- a CDS encoding energy transducer TonB: MLVSFVVCEDGSIIDIKILESSGYSLLDTNAIKIVQKVSKINL, translated from the coding sequence GTGCTGGTTTCTTTTGTTGTTTGTGAAGACGGTTCGATCATTGATATAAAAATACTTGAAAGCTCCGGATATTCCCTGCTTGATACAAATGCCATAAAAATTGTTCAAAAGGTTTCCAAAATAAATCTTTAG